From the genome of Bombus huntii isolate Logan2020A chromosome 14, iyBomHunt1.1, whole genome shotgun sequence, one region includes:
- the LOC126873020 gene encoding phosphatidylinositol 5-phosphate 4-kinase type-2 alpha isoform X1 — protein sequence MSSAPQMSSGLSKLKKKHFRVKHQKVKLFRANEPLLSVFMWGVNHTINELSHVNIPVVLLPDDFRAYSKLKVDNHLFNKENMPSHFKFKEYCPLVFRNLRERFGIDDLDYKESMTRCRAFNPSLSERHWNLARNGKTHKLVQHCATAPSITFSPSPVLSQIPVLNKPLRSYSFKPKRLRSQPILEDSSGKSGAKFYQSYDKLFIIKTLTKEEVERMYSFLKHYHPYIVERHGKTLLPQYLGMYRLTVDGVEHYVVAIRNVFSNHLTTHKKFDLKGSTVDREASDKEKEKDLPTYKDNDFVKEGTKIYIGEEAKAKLIETLTADVDFLTKLHLMDYSLLLGLHDCARAEQENRERAEREEEEDNHEEEDDSESGSGLDSRGPMGDRLWSWSGVAGMATPPESPHATLLRDTSLQYEDAIIPELDIYAIPSKEGAPTKEIYFLAIIDVLTHYGVRKQAAKAAKTVKYGANVDGISTCDPEQYGKRFIEFMSKAIE from the exons ATGTCTAGTGCACCACAAATGTCCAGTGGGCTTAGCAAGCtcaaaaagaaacattttcgaGTTAAACATCAAAAGGTTAAGCTGTTCCGTGCAAACGAACCTCTTCTTAGTGTTTTTATGTGGGGTGTCAATCACACG ATAAATGAGCTTAGTCATGTTAATATACCAGTAGTGCTCCTGCCAGACGATTTCAGAGCTTATAGCAAGTTAAAAGTGGATAACCATCTTTTTAACAA GGAAAATATGCCCTCGCACTTTAAGTTTAAAGAATACTGTCCATTGGTATTCAGAAATTTACGGGAAAGATTTGGTATAGATGATTTGGACTATAAGGAATCAATGAcaag ATGTCGGGCATTTAATCCTTCCCTATCAGAGAGGCATTGGAATTTGGCTAGGAATGGGAAGACTCATAAATTGGTTCAGCATTGTGCTACTGCTCCTTCAATaactttttctccttctcctgTTCTTTCGCAAATTCCAGTCCTAAATAAACCACTACGTTCCTACAGTTTTAAACCAAAGCGTCTGAG ATCACAACCAATATTAGAGGACTCATCTGGAAAAAGTGGTGCAAAATTTTACCAGTCTTATGATAAACTGTTTATTATCAAAACCCTCACAAAGGAAGAGGTAGAAAGAATGTATTCGTTTCTAAAACACTATCATCCA TATATTGTAGAAAGGCACGGAAAAACTTTGTTACCCCAATATCTTGGCATGTATCGTTTGACAGTAGATGGAGTTGAACATTATGTCGTTGCCATAAGAAATGTATTTTCAAATCATTTAACTACtcataaaaaattcgatcTAAAAGGCTCGACAGTAGATCGTGAAGCATCtgacaaagaaaaggaaaaagatttGCCTACTTATAAAGATAATGATTTTGTTAAAGAGGGAACGAAAATTTATATCGGCGAAGAGGCAAAAGCTAAACTTATAGAGACGTTAACCGCTGATGTCGAC TTTTTAACAAAATTGCATTTGATGGATTATTCTCTATTACTTGGACTGCACGATTGTGCACGGGCTGAACAAGAAAACAGAGAACGTGCAGAAagagaggaggaagaagaTAATCATGAAGAAGAGGATGATAGTGAATCTGGAAGTGGGCTTGATTCACGAGGCCCAATGGGAGA ccGTCTATGGAGTTGGAGCGGTGTTGCAGGTATGGCAACGCCTCCTGAATCACCACATGCCACGTTGTTGCGCGACACGAGTTTACAATATGAAGATGCCATAATTCCTGAATTAGATATTTATGCGATTCCTAGTAAAGAAG GTGCACCTACaaaggaaatttattttttagccATAATAGATGTGCTAACTCATTATGGTGTGCGTAAGCAGGCAGCAAAGGCAGCTAAAACAGTGAAGTATGGTGCTAATGTTGATGGTATATCCACCTGTGATCCGGAACAATACGGCAAGCGATTTATAGAGTTCATGAGCAAAGCTATAGAATAA
- the LOC126873022 gene encoding carnosine N-methyltransferase isoform X3, with protein METMSNPYPKKMHDTYEDEEERKHFQRIVSAFKYYKNHSLLRVKKTESYLLSLPAHHQRLLSKYREHLQEVKRCIENNDEIIKLIIKDVAHIFENVSPATAQTDSVRKVHLTLNPRPVMADQEKVQATIKQLVRDWSVEGTEERMACYQPIIDEIMNQFPADYCTPSDVQILVPGAGLGRLAYEIARRGYTCQGNEFSLFMLFASHFVLNKCRGVNSYQVHPWVHQYMNNLKPEHQTQAVFFPDVNPSDLPENAQFSMAAGDFLEVYTEDNHWDCVATCFFIDCANNVVQFIETIYKILKPGGIWINLGPLLYHFSDMPMEDSIEPSYDVVRDVIHGFGFQLENIFRRKKRA; from the exons atggaaaCAATGTCGAATCCTTATCCAAAAAAAATGCACGACACTTACGAGGATGAAGAAGAGAGGAAACACTTTCAACGTATCGTCTCagcttttaaatattacaa aAATCATTCACTATTAAGGGTTAAGAAAACAGAATCATATTTGCTATCACTTCCAGCTCATCATCAGAGGCTTTTGTCAAAATATAGAGAACATCTGCAAGAAGTTAAAAGATGTATTGAAAATAATGATGAGATAATTAAGCTTATCATAAAGGATGTAGCacatatttttgaaaatgtgAGCCCAGCTACTGCACAGACTGACAGTGTAAGAAAAGTTCACCTG ACATTAAATCCTCGTCCAGTAATGGCTGATCAAGAAAAGGTTCAAGCAACCATTAAACAACTGGTTCGTGATTGGAGCGTGGAAGGTACCGAAGAACGAATGGCGTGTTATCAGCCTATTATAgatgaaattatgaatcaaTTTCCTGCAGATTATTG TACACCATCAGACGTGCAAATTCTAGTACCTGGAGCAGGTTTGGGAAGACTAGCATATGAAATTGCGAGACGTGGATATACTTGCCAAGGAAAtgaattttccctttttatgCTCTTTGCTTCtcattttgtattaaataa ATGTAGAGGAGTAAATTCATATCAAGTACATCCATGGGTACATCAATATATGAACAATTTAAAACCAGAACATCAAACTCAAGCTGTGTTCTTCCCAGATGTAAATCCTAGTGATCTTCCAGAAAATGCGCAATTCTCCATGGCAGCTGGGGACTTCCTAGAG gTTTATACAGAAGACAATCACTGGGATTGTGTAGCCACGTGTTTTTTTATAGATTGCGCAAATAATGTTGTACAATTTATTGaaactatttataaaattttaaagcCAGGAGGTATATGGATAAATCTTGGTCCACTATTGTATCATTTTAGTGATATGCCAATGGAAGATTCTATAGAACCAAGTTACGATGTAGTTCGCGATGTGATTCACGGATTTGGATTCCAATTAGAG aatatttttagaagGAAGAAACGCGCGTAA
- the LOC126873022 gene encoding carnosine N-methyltransferase isoform X2: METMSNPYPKKMHDTYEDEEERKHFQRIVSAFKYYKNHSLLRVKKTESYLLSLPAHHQRLLSKYREHLQEVKRCIENNDEIIKLIIKDVAHIFENVSPATAQTDSTLNPRPVMADQEKVQATIKQLVRDWSVEGTEERMACYQPIIDEIMNQFPADYCTPSDVQILVPGAGLGRLAYEIARRGYTCQGNEFSLFMLFASHFVLNKCRGVNSYQVHPWVHQYMNNLKPEHQTQAVFFPDVNPSDLPENAQFSMAAGDFLEVYTEDNHWDCVATCFFIDCANNVVQFIETIYKILKPGGIWINLGPLLYHFSDMPMEDSIEPSYDVVRDVIHGFGFQLEKEETRVKTRYAQNVNSMLQCEYNSVYFVCRKPKRHIDNSVNYRNGTESNGMQEQEN, from the exons atggaaaCAATGTCGAATCCTTATCCAAAAAAAATGCACGACACTTACGAGGATGAAGAAGAGAGGAAACACTTTCAACGTATCGTCTCagcttttaaatattacaa aAATCATTCACTATTAAGGGTTAAGAAAACAGAATCATATTTGCTATCACTTCCAGCTCATCATCAGAGGCTTTTGTCAAAATATAGAGAACATCTGCAAGAAGTTAAAAGATGTATTGAAAATAATGATGAGATAATTAAGCTTATCATAAAGGATGTAGCacatatttttgaaaatgtgAGCCCAGCTACTGCACAGACTGACAGT ACATTAAATCCTCGTCCAGTAATGGCTGATCAAGAAAAGGTTCAAGCAACCATTAAACAACTGGTTCGTGATTGGAGCGTGGAAGGTACCGAAGAACGAATGGCGTGTTATCAGCCTATTATAgatgaaattatgaatcaaTTTCCTGCAGATTATTG TACACCATCAGACGTGCAAATTCTAGTACCTGGAGCAGGTTTGGGAAGACTAGCATATGAAATTGCGAGACGTGGATATACTTGCCAAGGAAAtgaattttccctttttatgCTCTTTGCTTCtcattttgtattaaataa ATGTAGAGGAGTAAATTCATATCAAGTACATCCATGGGTACATCAATATATGAACAATTTAAAACCAGAACATCAAACTCAAGCTGTGTTCTTCCCAGATGTAAATCCTAGTGATCTTCCAGAAAATGCGCAATTCTCCATGGCAGCTGGGGACTTCCTAGAG gTTTATACAGAAGACAATCACTGGGATTGTGTAGCCACGTGTTTTTTTATAGATTGCGCAAATAATGTTGTACAATTTATTGaaactatttataaaattttaaagcCAGGAGGTATATGGATAAATCTTGGTCCACTATTGTATCATTTTAGTGATATGCCAATGGAAGATTCTATAGAACCAAGTTACGATGTAGTTCGCGATGTGATTCACGGATTTGGATTCCAATTAGAG aagGAAGAAACGCGCGTAAAAACGCGATATGCACAAAACGTTAACAGTATGTTGCAATGTGAATATAATAGtgtatattttgtttgtcGGAAACCTAAAAGACACATAGATAATAGTGTGAATTATAGAAATGGCACTGAAAGTAATGGTAtgcaagaacaagaaaactaA
- the LOC126873022 gene encoding carnosine N-methyltransferase isoform X1, whose amino-acid sequence METMSNPYPKKMHDTYEDEEERKHFQRIVSAFKYYKNHSLLRVKKTESYLLSLPAHHQRLLSKYREHLQEVKRCIENNDEIIKLIIKDVAHIFENVSPATAQTDSVRKVHLTLNPRPVMADQEKVQATIKQLVRDWSVEGTEERMACYQPIIDEIMNQFPADYCTPSDVQILVPGAGLGRLAYEIARRGYTCQGNEFSLFMLFASHFVLNKCRGVNSYQVHPWVHQYMNNLKPEHQTQAVFFPDVNPSDLPENAQFSMAAGDFLEVYTEDNHWDCVATCFFIDCANNVVQFIETIYKILKPGGIWINLGPLLYHFSDMPMEDSIEPSYDVVRDVIHGFGFQLEKEETRVKTRYAQNVNSMLQCEYNSVYFVCRKPKRHIDNSVNYRNGTESNGMQEQEN is encoded by the exons atggaaaCAATGTCGAATCCTTATCCAAAAAAAATGCACGACACTTACGAGGATGAAGAAGAGAGGAAACACTTTCAACGTATCGTCTCagcttttaaatattacaa aAATCATTCACTATTAAGGGTTAAGAAAACAGAATCATATTTGCTATCACTTCCAGCTCATCATCAGAGGCTTTTGTCAAAATATAGAGAACATCTGCAAGAAGTTAAAAGATGTATTGAAAATAATGATGAGATAATTAAGCTTATCATAAAGGATGTAGCacatatttttgaaaatgtgAGCCCAGCTACTGCACAGACTGACAGTGTAAGAAAAGTTCACCTG ACATTAAATCCTCGTCCAGTAATGGCTGATCAAGAAAAGGTTCAAGCAACCATTAAACAACTGGTTCGTGATTGGAGCGTGGAAGGTACCGAAGAACGAATGGCGTGTTATCAGCCTATTATAgatgaaattatgaatcaaTTTCCTGCAGATTATTG TACACCATCAGACGTGCAAATTCTAGTACCTGGAGCAGGTTTGGGAAGACTAGCATATGAAATTGCGAGACGTGGATATACTTGCCAAGGAAAtgaattttccctttttatgCTCTTTGCTTCtcattttgtattaaataa ATGTAGAGGAGTAAATTCATATCAAGTACATCCATGGGTACATCAATATATGAACAATTTAAAACCAGAACATCAAACTCAAGCTGTGTTCTTCCCAGATGTAAATCCTAGTGATCTTCCAGAAAATGCGCAATTCTCCATGGCAGCTGGGGACTTCCTAGAG gTTTATACAGAAGACAATCACTGGGATTGTGTAGCCACGTGTTTTTTTATAGATTGCGCAAATAATGTTGTACAATTTATTGaaactatttataaaattttaaagcCAGGAGGTATATGGATAAATCTTGGTCCACTATTGTATCATTTTAGTGATATGCCAATGGAAGATTCTATAGAACCAAGTTACGATGTAGTTCGCGATGTGATTCACGGATTTGGATTCCAATTAGAG aagGAAGAAACGCGCGTAAAAACGCGATATGCACAAAACGTTAACAGTATGTTGCAATGTGAATATAATAGtgtatattttgtttgtcGGAAACCTAAAAGACACATAGATAATAGTGTGAATTATAGAAATGGCACTGAAAGTAATGGTAtgcaagaacaagaaaactaA
- the LOC126873020 gene encoding phosphatidylinositol 5-phosphate 4-kinase type-2 alpha isoform X2 → MSSAPQMSSGLSKLKKKHFRVKHQKVKLFRANEPLLSVFMWGVNHTINELSHVNIPVVLLPDDFRAYSKLKVDNHLFNKENMPSHFKFKEYCPLVFRNLRERFGIDDLDYKESMTRSQPILEDSSGKSGAKFYQSYDKLFIIKTLTKEEVERMYSFLKHYHPYIVERHGKTLLPQYLGMYRLTVDGVEHYVVAIRNVFSNHLTTHKKFDLKGSTVDREASDKEKEKDLPTYKDNDFVKEGTKIYIGEEAKAKLIETLTADVDFLTKLHLMDYSLLLGLHDCARAEQENRERAEREEEEDNHEEEDDSESGSGLDSRGPMGDRLWSWSGVAGMATPPESPHATLLRDTSLQYEDAIIPELDIYAIPSKEGAPTKEIYFLAIIDVLTHYGVRKQAAKAAKTVKYGANVDGISTCDPEQYGKRFIEFMSKAIE, encoded by the exons ATGTCTAGTGCACCACAAATGTCCAGTGGGCTTAGCAAGCtcaaaaagaaacattttcgaGTTAAACATCAAAAGGTTAAGCTGTTCCGTGCAAACGAACCTCTTCTTAGTGTTTTTATGTGGGGTGTCAATCACACG ATAAATGAGCTTAGTCATGTTAATATACCAGTAGTGCTCCTGCCAGACGATTTCAGAGCTTATAGCAAGTTAAAAGTGGATAACCATCTTTTTAACAA GGAAAATATGCCCTCGCACTTTAAGTTTAAAGAATACTGTCCATTGGTATTCAGAAATTTACGGGAAAGATTTGGTATAGATGATTTGGACTATAAGGAATCAATGAcaag ATCACAACCAATATTAGAGGACTCATCTGGAAAAAGTGGTGCAAAATTTTACCAGTCTTATGATAAACTGTTTATTATCAAAACCCTCACAAAGGAAGAGGTAGAAAGAATGTATTCGTTTCTAAAACACTATCATCCA TATATTGTAGAAAGGCACGGAAAAACTTTGTTACCCCAATATCTTGGCATGTATCGTTTGACAGTAGATGGAGTTGAACATTATGTCGTTGCCATAAGAAATGTATTTTCAAATCATTTAACTACtcataaaaaattcgatcTAAAAGGCTCGACAGTAGATCGTGAAGCATCtgacaaagaaaaggaaaaagatttGCCTACTTATAAAGATAATGATTTTGTTAAAGAGGGAACGAAAATTTATATCGGCGAAGAGGCAAAAGCTAAACTTATAGAGACGTTAACCGCTGATGTCGAC TTTTTAACAAAATTGCATTTGATGGATTATTCTCTATTACTTGGACTGCACGATTGTGCACGGGCTGAACAAGAAAACAGAGAACGTGCAGAAagagaggaggaagaagaTAATCATGAAGAAGAGGATGATAGTGAATCTGGAAGTGGGCTTGATTCACGAGGCCCAATGGGAGA ccGTCTATGGAGTTGGAGCGGTGTTGCAGGTATGGCAACGCCTCCTGAATCACCACATGCCACGTTGTTGCGCGACACGAGTTTACAATATGAAGATGCCATAATTCCTGAATTAGATATTTATGCGATTCCTAGTAAAGAAG GTGCACCTACaaaggaaatttattttttagccATAATAGATGTGCTAACTCATTATGGTGTGCGTAAGCAGGCAGCAAAGGCAGCTAAAACAGTGAAGTATGGTGCTAATGTTGATGGTATATCCACCTGTGATCCGGAACAATACGGCAAGCGATTTATAGAGTTCATGAGCAAAGCTATAGAATAA